The following proteins are encoded in a genomic region of Nomascus leucogenys isolate Asia chromosome 17, Asia_NLE_v1, whole genome shotgun sequence:
- the C17H19orf25 gene encoding UPF0449 protein C19orf25 homolog: protein MGSKAKKRVLLPTRPAPPTVEQILEDVRGAPAEDPVFTILAPEDPPVPFRMMEDAEAPGEQLYQQSRAYVAANQRLRQAGDALRQRCELLRRAGEDLEREVAQMKQAALPAAEAASSG, encoded by the exons ATGGGCTCCAAGGCTAAGAAGCGCGTGCTGCTGCCCACCCGCCCAGCGCCCCCCACGGTGGAGCAGATCCTGGAGGATGTGCGGGGTGCGCCGGCAGAGGATCCAGTGTTCACCATCCTGGCCCCGGAAG ACCCCCCAGTTCCCTTCAGGATGATGGAGGATGCGGAGGCCCCGGGAGAGCAGCTCTACCAGCAAAGCCGGGCCTACGTGGCTGCCAACCAGCGGCTGCGGCAGGCGGGCGATGCGCTGAGGCAGAGGTGTGAGCTCCTGCGGCGAGCCGGCGAGGACCTGGAGCGGGAGGTGGCCCAGATGAAGCAGGCAGCACTACCGGCGGCCGAGGCCGCCTCCTCAGGCTGA